A region of Candidatus Bathyarchaeota archaeon DNA encodes the following proteins:
- a CDS encoding ArsR family transcriptional regulator, translated as MSSQHQRLRGIRVLKAVSSAVRLQILNSLFDKGELSYTELMGLLKMSPSRDAGRFAYHLKFLLKADLVEVDVESKKYRLTDLGKMVLEVADEIEKKGLKPQKLLVRTSRYTLEEFDINRIVEALVKEANMPVEQAKKVAKEAEKRLLKAKTRYLTTPLIREVVNGILVEKGLEDYRHKLTRLGLPVHDVAHMLSKGKNFQNASSLCEKFGENVFEEYTLLNVLPRDVADAHLSGEIHINYLSHWILKPSEVIHDLRFFLENAGAIFFTKTTPKTLESALNLTFNMLLHVAKEVGGTQTLEYFNVFLAPFLRNLKPDQAKEALKLFMLNLSQHIDASLNLELTVPDFLAENPVISNSAWTGNYGDFMDECRLLALLTLEVLTEESVKRPLLNPRVVVKLRPENFKDYSASKILFAAHNLAAARGLPYFANNSGEEGKHSVFSPSGFRLRANPKDDWEIDTVRTGILGVVTVNLPRIVYECGENESRFFELLDSRLEMAARALEIKLKALKRNGKGFLSFLLKAVDGDEYFRLENSAHVVNLVGLEETAEVFSGKNVYEDEDSLKFAVQTVQHISEFLQKREYERNKRLMASFVPFEEAHIRLARLDIERFGAAKVRFHGSREKPHYSAFTKVNIQNPSDMLKTLAAGKELYSPLVGGNLTVIDLGETEQTAETLLALTQKFVENYQMAFFTYSRNLTYCNKCCETMFGLLHKCPTCGSVSTLAHLTRYMC; from the coding sequence GTGTCTAGTCAGCATCAGCGTTTGCGGGGAATTCGTGTTTTGAAAGCTGTTTCTTCAGCTGTTCGTCTTCAAATTTTAAATTCTCTCTTTGACAAGGGTGAGCTTTCTTATACAGAGTTGATGGGTCTTTTGAAGATGAGTCCAAGTCGGGATGCTGGGCGTTTTGCTTATCACTTGAAGTTCTTGCTTAAGGCTGATTTAGTTGAGGTTGATGTGGAGTCTAAAAAGTATCGCCTAACTGATTTGGGTAAGATGGTGCTTGAGGTTGCTGATGAAATTGAGAAGAAAGGTCTAAAGCCTCAAAAGCTTTTGGTTCGAACTTCGCGGTACACTCTTGAAGAGTTTGATATTAACAGGATTGTCGAGGCTCTTGTGAAAGAAGCAAACATGCCGGTGGAGCAAGCTAAAAAAGTTGCAAAAGAAGCTGAAAAACGACTTTTGAAAGCCAAAACAAGGTATTTGACGACACCGTTGATAAGGGAGGTTGTTAACGGAATCCTTGTAGAAAAAGGCTTAGAAGACTACCGTCACAAGCTCACTCGTTTGGGGCTTCCAGTGCATGACGTAGCTCACATGTTGTCTAAAGGCAAAAATTTTCAAAATGCCTCTTCTTTATGCGAAAAATTTGGAGAAAACGTTTTTGAGGAATACACGCTTTTGAACGTGCTGCCAAGGGACGTTGCAGACGCCCATCTTTCGGGAGAAATACATATCAACTATTTAAGCCACTGGATCCTGAAGCCAAGCGAGGTAATCCACGACTTAAGGTTCTTCCTTGAAAATGCCGGTGCAATATTTTTCACTAAAACTACGCCTAAAACTCTGGAATCTGCTCTAAACTTAACATTCAACATGCTTTTGCACGTGGCAAAAGAGGTTGGTGGGACGCAGACTCTCGAGTATTTCAACGTGTTCCTTGCACCTTTCTTGAGGAATTTAAAACCAGACCAAGCTAAGGAAGCTTTGAAGCTTTTCATGCTCAATTTAAGCCAGCACATCGATGCTTCTTTGAATTTAGAGCTTACTGTTCCAGACTTTCTGGCAGAAAATCCTGTCATTAGTAACTCTGCATGGACTGGTAATTATGGAGATTTCATGGACGAGTGCAGACTTTTAGCGCTTCTTACACTTGAGGTTTTGACTGAAGAAAGTGTGAAGAGGCCTCTCTTGAATCCAAGGGTTGTGGTGAAACTGCGTCCTGAAAACTTTAAGGACTACAGTGCGTCCAAAATACTGTTTGCCGCCCACAACTTAGCTGCAGCTAGAGGTTTGCCCTATTTTGCAAATAATTCAGGGGAGGAAGGAAAGCATTCTGTTTTTTCTCCTTCCGGCTTCAGGCTTAGAGCAAACCCAAAAGATGACTGGGAAATTGACACCGTCCGCACTGGAATTTTAGGAGTTGTAACGGTTAATTTACCGCGCATAGTCTATGAATGTGGTGAAAATGAAAGCAGGTTTTTCGAACTTTTAGATTCTCGGTTGGAAATGGCTGCACGAGCACTAGAAATAAAACTTAAAGCTCTGAAGCGAAATGGTAAAGGTTTCCTATCTTTTCTGTTAAAAGCTGTTGATGGTGACGAGTATTTTAGGCTTGAAAACTCTGCACACGTAGTGAACCTTGTTGGTTTAGAAGAGACGGCTGAAGTTTTTAGTGGGAAGAATGTTTACGAAGATGAAGATTCCTTGAAATTTGCCGTTCAAACCGTGCAACACATTTCAGAGTTTCTCCAAAAAAGGGAATATGAGCGGAACAAGCGTCTAATGGCTTCCTTTGTGCCTTTCGAGGAAGCTCACATTAGACTGGCAAGGCTGGATATCGAACGTTTTGGCGCTGCAAAAGTTCGCTTTCACGGTTCACGGGAAAAACCCCATTACTCAGCTTTCACAAAAGTAAATATACAAAACCCGAGTGATATGTTAAAAACTTTAGCCGCTGGAAAAGAGCTTTATTCACCGTTGGTTGGCGGAAACCTCACTGTTATAGATCTTGGTGAAACTGAACAAACGGCTGAAACGCTTTTAGCCTTAACTCAAAAGTTTGTTGAAAATTACCAAATGGCGTTCTTCACTTATAGTCGCAACTTAACTTATTGCAATAAATGTTGTGAAACCATGTTCGGTCTACTTCACAAATGCCCAACTTGCGGCTCGGTTAGCACACTAGCTCATCTAACCCGTTACATGTGTTAG
- the pyrB gene encoding aspartate carbamoyltransferase, with amino-acid sequence MDFVGRDIISIRDFSREEIDYILDTAKTMEPIAQKGSDMLKGKILATLFFEPSTRTRLSFEAAMHKLGGSTIGFAEAEIASVRKGENLADTVRTVENYVDVIAIRHPLEGAARLAAEFAKVPIINGGSGAEEHPTQALLDLYTILKEKGTIDGLKIALVGDLRYGRTAHSLAYALSNYKIELYLISPEALKMRREVLEEISGRISVTEETDISKVIPDLDVLYVTRIQKERFPDPAEYVKVKGSYRIDLELLKKAKKNLIILHPLPRVDEIAPEVDNTPHACYFRQVWNGIVTRMALLALILGAVK; translated from the coding sequence TTGGACTTTGTAGGAAGAGACATAATATCCATCCGCGACTTTTCAAGAGAGGAAATCGACTACATACTGGATACAGCTAAAACTATGGAGCCAATAGCTCAAAAAGGTTCAGACATGCTTAAGGGGAAAATCCTTGCCACGTTGTTTTTTGAGCCCAGCACCCGCACACGTTTAAGCTTTGAAGCAGCCATGCATAAGCTTGGAGGGTCAACCATAGGCTTCGCAGAAGCCGAAATCGCCTCAGTCAGGAAAGGCGAAAACTTGGCTGACACCGTTCGCACTGTGGAGAATTATGTTGACGTAATAGCAATAAGACATCCACTTGAAGGCGCGGCAAGGCTAGCCGCAGAGTTCGCAAAAGTGCCGATAATTAACGGTGGAAGCGGCGCCGAAGAGCATCCAACCCAAGCCTTACTTGACTTGTACACTATTTTAAAGGAGAAAGGCACCATAGACGGTTTAAAAATAGCTTTGGTAGGTGACTTAAGGTATGGTAGAACAGCGCATTCTTTGGCTTACGCTCTCTCCAATTACAAGATTGAATTATATCTCATATCGCCTGAAGCCCTAAAAATGCGACGGGAAGTCCTTGAAGAGATAAGCGGCCGAATTTCAGTAACTGAGGAAACGGACATATCAAAGGTTATTCCAGATCTGGATGTCTTATATGTGACAAGAATACAGAAGGAACGTTTCCCGGACCCGGCAGAATATGTCAAAGTCAAAGGCTCCTACCGAATTGACTTAGAACTTCTTAAAAAAGCTAAGAAAAACCTGATAATTTTGCATCCGTTACCGCGTGTTGATGAAATAGCTCCGGAAGTTGACAACACACCCCACGCTTGTTATTTCCGGCAAGTCTGGAACGGCATAGTGACACGAATGGCGCTGCTTGCATTAATCCTTGGAGCAGTAAAATAG